The sequence below is a genomic window from Lolium perenne isolate Kyuss_39 chromosome 4, Kyuss_2.0, whole genome shotgun sequence.
tgagttcgataaaccttgggtgatccacttaagggaaacttgttgatgttctacaaacctctgcacttggaggcccaacactgtctacaagaatagaagcgtgtgtagacatcattGAGCCCTTCGGCCTTCTCCCTCCCAACCACCATGGCCAAGAACGAAGTAGTAGAGAGCAACAACTACTCAACGTGATTTTATTGCAGCAAGAAGAAGGTCGCGTTGTGGGAGCAAGAACAATCGAAGCTAATCCTCGCCATGGATCCGACCGGGAGGTGCCAACATAAGAACTAGCTCCATCCTCCATCACTCCATCATTCTCACTGCTGAGCAGACAAAGAGAAATGGTACGAAAGAGAGCATAGCTAGATCAAGATCCGGCCACCCCTTTATTCACCGAGGAGAAACTGGGAAAGAAAAAACCTGCTACTACAAGAAACCATACCCAGTCCCACCCACCACCGGCGGCAAGGGAGATAGAGGCCGGTGGGGGGAGCAAGGGGAAAGGGGAAAGGGCTCAAGCAGagcaagtctccacaagggtactCGAGAAGAGAAAGGGCGGACCCATCGAGCCAAACGTTATCTCAACATGCTCTGGTCTAAGAGGGTGAGAGCATGTGCGTTTTTTATAAAGAGGATTTTTGTTAGGAAAATGATGGCTACTCCCGGAGGATCGCTCTCTCGCGTCCTCCGGAACGATAGCGTAACACATCAAGGTAGCGTGGCAACGTGGCTGGCCCCACCCCCAGTCTTATATCTTTAACCGTTCATTCTCCACCATTCTTTCCGCACACTTCCTCTCATGTATTCTCTCACAAGCCAAATCCCACAAGCACTACTTCTAGGCTCCCAGTTTCTATATATTCAGGATTCTATTGTGCGGTCTGCCGGAGGGTATGTGTAATGGTAAAGACGACATGTCATCCTTTCACATCATTAGAGAGAGAAATACATATAAATTGTATAATCTACTATATTATCTTATTACCATCCTTAACAATTAATGAAGATCACTTATTTTTAGTAAGAAATTAATTTGCTAAGGAAAGACATGGTACAACACATGAAATAGCTCCCTCTTATTTTCTCAAACATCATCCCTCACTTAAATAAAGACACCCTCCCTTTTCTTATTTTTCTCTACTAAACGAAGGCTCGTGTCACATCATTATACATTTCTGATAACATGTCGATACTTAATAAAGTTCACCTTTTAGAGAAGAAAAGTATAGGAGAACCAACCtatggttgggtggttaggagggcagtggcacccccagcccaccagagttcaaactccAGGTTTGACATTTTGGTGTCTcattaaaggcggaatattcttcagtgggaggcgacattTTCATCGACAGCGAAGCGCCTGtgatgacttcgtcaatctcaagacccgtcgGATGATGTTTCTTGGACGCagtctttcggaggtgctcataggggtagggtgtgcatgcgtgcgttcatagggtgaGTGTATGTGCTATATGTGAGCGCCTACGTCTACTATGTTTcgcaagaaaaaaaagagaagaaaagtATAGCTCTTATCTTAGAGCAAGTACAGTAAGGtacagtcagctggctataacagATAAAATATTATATCTTTACTTAGTTGGAGGAGTGAGAATAGGAGAGAGAAGgtaagtgggctcttatgcaagagccagctctagcacgtgctcctaggcattttgtgagagtgaaaggtgaaCCATATTTTAATAAAGTAGTACATTATTAGAGTCCACTATTGTATATGATGGCTATAAGTTAGCTATAGATGATATGACAAACCACTATAGCCAGTTGCTGGCTATACTattgtttttgctcttaactgctCCCTCACCATGGCGTTTCGACCACAAACGACACAGAGTTGACGATTTTCGCTGGCATAGAGAACCATATCTATGTCGACATGTCCTCGTGACAAAATTAAAAGTCTGCTCCATTACGCTTCTTAGCAAAAAAGGGGTTTTATTATTATTTAATTGTAAAGCCACCAGCTTACTAGCAGCAGTACGGGGGCTGACCAATTAGGAGTATATATTATATGAacaattcaaacataaacaaaggtCCATACTTATCTATCAATTGGGTGCTTGATTATATCATATGCTGGGTTCTTGCTTTCGTGTTGCGTGCCTCaacgaccccccccccccccccaaatttgTACGGTACAGAACGCGAGTAACCGCAGAGAGACATGTGCTGTTTGGCACTACAGTACAAATGAAACAAATCAAAGAAACCAATTGGCTAGCGTCGTGCTTGCAATCACAACGTCATGTTAAGCTAAGACAGGCTAACAATCCAGCATAGCGCAAAGTCAAACAAGGTTAGGACTTAGGATGTttctcaaagaaaaaaaaggttAGGACTTAGGAGTATATAACGACACCTGAAGCCGGCCGACTCAAACACCTCAACCGCCGCAACAGATTACCTTAATCATCTCACGATTCTTTGAGCATGCGTGTCGCCGTACGCGCGTCCGTCCGGACATGCATGTACATAGACAGATGCCCGTACATGTGGCATGTACGTACAAATGAGAGTATGCTGTTAGGATTCCCAAATAAGAGTACTACACTTATAATGAAAAATGCAAAGTCAGCTGTTAAGATTCCAGTGAGGGCAGTTAGAAGCTTTCATGTTGGAAGCAGCATGATTTTGGGTGGGTGGATTGTACTTTCAAGTTCGATGCAATAATGGAGTAGGTCGCGAATAGTACAAACTCTGATAGAGAACATAATCAACGTCGCTGACTTCTGGGCAACAGTGTGGTACAAGCTGATAGATGCCCAATTTCATGCTCTGAAGACGCCACACGGTTGACAAACCAATATCTTAAGACGGCTTTTTTCCTGGTATTTTGAAGCTAATGAAGCTTCAATGTTTTAGTAAGTTTGGATAGTCGTTCTTTTTTAAAAGCATTTTTAATAGAGATATACAACATTTTTTATGCttttcaaaacaaatcaaaaccCCGAAATCGTGGCTTGAGTGGAAGGACCCATCCAAGATTTGGGTTGGCTCCGGCAACCCGTGCTCGGACTATGACATGGACCTTTTCTACTCCGCGACCACAATCAACCTTGGGAATGGTAAAAAGACGCCTTTTTGGCAAGCGCCGTGGCTTCAGGGGAGAAAGCCTATTGACATTGCACCCCTAATTTTCGGCTCGTCCAAGAGAAAGAACTGGAAAGTCGCccaagctctccacaatgatgcttgGGTGAGCAAAATTGACTTGGAGGGCACCTTCACCATCGACCATATGGCGCAGTTCATCGACCTTTGGACCCTCATCTCCACCATCCATCTTGATCCGGATGTTGATGATGACATTGTGTGGAGGCTCACGGCTAATGGCCATTATTCCGCCAAATCGGCCTATGAGTTGCAATTTTTGGGCTCGCTGCTATCTCCTATGAACAAGCTGATTTGGAAGGCTTGGGCCCCCCCAAAGGTGAAGTTCTTTGCATGGCTCCTATACCAAAACAGGATTTGGACGGCTGATCGCCTCGCCAAGCGTGGATGGCCAAACTGCGGGCTGTGCCCCCTTTGTAAACAGTGCACCGAAACTCATGATCACCTCTTCGTCCATTGCCGCTACACCACCCGCCTTTGGGGCTTCGTCAAGGATTGGATGGGCACCAATGCGATCACCCCCTTACAATGGGCAAATCATGACATTCACTCTTGGTGGGACTCCATGACGGGGGGGCATGTGCCTAATCGGAAGGCCATGGCCTCGGTGGCGCTTCTCGTGTCCTGGGAGCTGTGGAACGAGCGCAACGCTAGGGTCTTCAACGCCAAAAGTgctctgatgtctacttccccctccttttcctgtagacagtgttgggcctccaaaagcagaggtttgtagaacagcagcaagttttcccttaagtggatcacccaaggtttatcgaactcagggaggaagaggtcaaagatatccctctcatgcaaccctgcaaccacaaagcaagaagtctcttgtgtccccaacacacctaataggtgcactagttcagcgaagagatagtgaaatacaggtggtatgaataagcagtagcagtagcaacgatgccagaaaatagcttgctggcgtgtagttgatggtggtagtattgcaacagtagtaacgcaaagaaacaagaaacaagcagcgatagcagtatttaggaacaaggcctagggattacactttcactagtggacactctcaacattgatcacataacagaatagataaatgcatactctacactttgttggatgatgaacacattgcgtaggattacacgaaccctcaatgccggagttaacaagctccacaataatgctcatgtttaagtaaccttatagtgtaagatagatcaatagactaaaccaagtactaacatagcatgcacactgtcaccttcatgcatatgtaggaggaatagatcacatcaatattatcatagcaatagttaacttcgcaatctacaagagatcatgatcatagcataaaccaagtactaacacggtgcacacactgtcgcctttacacacgtgcaggaggaatagaactactttaataacatcactagagtagcacatagatgaattgtgatacaaaactcatatgaatctcaatcatgtaaagcagctcatgagattattgtattgaggtacatgggagagagatgaaccacatagctacagcgaagccctcagcctcaggggtgaattactccctcctcatcatgggggcagcgatggcggtgaagatggcggtgaagacggcggtggagatggctccgggggcaattccccatcccggcagggtgccgaaacagagttctgtcccccgaattggagtttcgcgatggcggcggcgcccctggagtctttctggagtttcgtcaattggtactgtgtttttaggtcgaaagggcttttataggcgaagaggcggtgcaggggggcacctgggggcgccacaccctaggccggcgcggcctaggcctggcccgcgccgccatgtggtgtggtggccccctggcccctctctgactcttcttcggtgttctggacgcttccgggaaaaataggaggtttggcgttgatttcgtccaattccgagaatattgcccgaacagcctttctggaaccaaaaacagcagaaaacaggaactggcactgtggcatcttgttaataggttagttccggaaaatgcatgaaaatgatataaagtgtgaacaaaacatgttggtattttcataaaacaagcatggaacatcggaaattatagatacgttggagacgtatcagcatccccaagcttagttcctactcgtcctcgagtaggtaaacgataaaagataatttctgaggtgacatgctaccaacataatcttaatcataccattgtaaagcatatgagatgaatgcagcgattcgaaacaatgtaaatgcaatgagtaaacaagtgaatcatatagcaaagacttttcatgaatagtactttcgagacaagcatcaataagtcttgcataagagttactcataaagcaataaattcatagtagagacattgaagcaacacaatggaagattaagtttcagcggtttctttcaacttgtaacatgtatatctcatggatagttgtcaatgcaaagcaatataacaaatgcaataagcaagtatataagaatcaatgcacagttcacacaaatgtttgcttcttgaggtggagaaagataggtgaactgactcaacaataaaagtaaaagaatggtccttcaaagaggaaagcatcgattgctatatttgtgctagagcttttattttgaaaacatgaaacaattttgtcaacggtagtaataaagcatatgcatcatgtaaattatatcttataagttgcaagcctcatgcatagtgtactaatagtgcccgcaccttgtcctaattagcttggactaccggatcatcacaatgcattgtttttaccaagtgtcacaaaggggtacctctatgccgcctgtacaaaggtctaaggagaaagctcgcattggatttctcgctattgattattcttcaacttagacatccataccgggacaacatagacaacagataatggacacctcttttatgcataagcatataacaacaattaataattttctcatttgagattgaggatatatgtccaaaactgaaacttccaccatggatcatggctttagttagcggcccaatgttcttctctaacaatatgcatgcttaaccatagggtggtagatctctcttacttcagacaagacggacatgcatagcaactcacatgaaattcaacaatgaatagttgatggcgtccccagtgaacatggttatcgcacaacaagcaacttaataagagataaagtgcataattacatattcaataccacaatagtttttaagctatttgtcccatgagctatatattgcaaaggtgaatgatggaattttaaaggtagcactcaagcaatttactttggaatggcggaaaataccatgtagtaggtaggtatggtggacacaaatggcatagtgttgtttggctcaaggatttggatgcatgagaagtattccctctcgatacaaggtttaggctagcaaggttgtttgaagcaaacacaagcacgaactagtacagcaaaactcacataaaagacatattacaagcattataaaactatacatcgtcttccttgttgttcgaacatcttactagaaaatatctagactctagagaaaccactcatgcaaacccaaattttaacaagctctatgtatttcctcactaatgggtgcaaggtatatgatgcaagagcttaaacaagagcacaacaattgccaagtatcacattattcaagacatcacaccaatttctacatgtagcattttccaattccaaccatataataatttaacgaagcagtttcaaccttcgccatgaatattatgagctaagaacacatgtgttcatacgaaccagcggagcgtgtctctctcccacacaagcatttattcaaacacaaacaaaaacaaaagcatacagacgctccaagtaaagcacataagatgtgaccgaataaaaatatagtttcaagagaaggaacctgataatttgtcgatgaagaaggggatgccttgggcatccccaagcttagacgcttgagtcttcttgaaatatgcagggatgaaccaccggggcatccccaagcttagagctttcactcttcttgatcatagtatatcatcctcctttcttgacccttgaaaacttcctccacaccaaactcgaaacaactcattagagggttagtgcacaataaaaattaacatattcagaggtgacacaatcattcttaacacttctggacattgcataatgctactggacattagtggatcaaagaaattcatccaacatagcaaaagaggcaatgcgaaataaaaggcagaatctgtcaaaacagaacagttcgtattgacgaattttaaaatggcaccagacttgctcaaatgaaaatgctcaaattgaatgaaagttgcgtacatatcttaggatcatgcacgtaaattggcttaattttctgagctacctacagggaggtggacccagattcgtgacagcaaagaaatctggaactgcgcagtaat
It includes:
- the LOC139839058 gene encoding uncharacterized protein — translated: MDLFYSATTINLGNGKKTPFWQAPWLQGRKPIDIAPLIFGSSKRKNWKVAQALHNDAWVSKIDLEGTFTIDHMAQFIDLWTLISTIHLDPDVDDDIVWRLTANGHYSAKSAYELQFLGSLLSPMNKLIWKAWAPPKVKFFAWLLYQNRIWTADRLAKRGWPNCGLCPLCKQCTETHDHLFVHCRYTTRLWGFVKDWMGTNAITPLQWANHDIHSWWDSMTGGHVPNRKAMASVALLVSWELWNERNARVFNAKSSLAFEVVHVEEDDIFDSMVAFYREARTPPEDSWIRLYLDQEARLPLAADVSGLAEEDARLAHLVRHSISRIKAVHR